In Vitis vinifera cultivar Pinot Noir 40024 chromosome 11, ASM3070453v1, a genomic segment contains:
- the LOC100266256 gene encoding 3-ketoacyl-CoA synthase 11 produces the protein MSEAKVDTPLISPSSSRNLPDFKKSVKLKYVKLGYHYLITHGMYLFLSPLVVVIAAQLSTFSLQDLHDLWDHLRFNLISVILCSTLLVFLSTLYFLTRPRPVYLVDFACYKPEESRKCTRKIFMDQSQMTGSFTESSLEFQRKILEKSGLGESTYLPEAVLNIPPNPSMQEARKEAATVMFGALDQLFAKTSLKPKDIGILVVNCSLFNPTPSLSAMVINHYKLRGNIISYNLGGMGCSAGLISIDLAKDLLQVHPNSYALVISMENITLNWYFGNQRSMLVSNCLFRMGGAAVLLSNKSSDRRRSKYRLVHTVRTHKGADDKCFACVTQEEDAEGKVGVSLSKDLMGVAGDALKTNITTLGPLVLPMSEQLLFFATLIGRKLFKMKLKPYIPDFKLAFEHFCIHAGGRAVLDELEKNLHLSDWHMEPSRMTLYRFGNTSSSSLWYELAYTEAKGRIKKGDRTWQIAFGSGFKCNSAVWKALRTINPAQEKNPWMDEIDMFPVNVPKVSAL, from the coding sequence ATGTCAGAAGCGAAGGTAGACACGCCATTGATCTCACCATCATCATCACGAAATCTCCCTGATTTCAAAAAGTCTGTTAAATTGAAGTACGTAAAGCTTggttaccattacttgatcaccCATGGAATGTACCTCTTTCTTTCCCCTCTTGTCGTTGTAATTGCCGCTCAGCTCTCGACATTTTCTCTCCAAGATCTACATGATCTTTGGGACCATCTTCGATTCAACCTCATCTCCGTGATTCTTTGTTCAACTCTTCTTGTTTTCCTCTCGACCCTTTACTTTCTCACGCGTCCTCGCCCAGTGTATCTTGTGGATTTTGCCTGCTACAAGCCTGAAGAATCTCGGAAATGCACGAGGAAGATTTTTATGGATCAGTCTCAGATGACTGGTTCATTTACAGAATCGAGCCTTGAGTTCCAGCGGAAGATCCTTGAGAAATCTGGCCTTGGGGAGTCAACTTACCTTCCTGAGGCTGTTCTCAATATCCCTCCAAACCCATCAATGCAAGAAGCTAGAAAAGAAGCCGCGACTGTAATGTTTGGTGCCCTCGATCAGCTTTTTGCAAAGACATCTTTGAAGCCTAAAGACATTGGAATTCTGGTCGTGAATTGTAGCTTGTTCAATCCAACTCCATCCCTTTCTGCTATGGTCATCAACCATTACAAGCTTAGAGGTAATATAATTAGCTATAATTTGGGTGGGATGGGTTGCAGTGCTGGTTTAATCTCAATCGATCTCGCTAAAGACCTTCTTCAGGTCCATCCCAACTCTTATGCATTGGTTATCAGCATGGAGAACATCACTTTGAACTGGTATTTTGGGAACCAGAGGTCCATGCTTGTTTCCAATTGTTTATTCAGGATGGGAGGAGCTGCTGTGCTGCTTTCAAATAAAAGCTCTGACAGAAGAAGGTCTAAATACCGATTGGTGCATACTGTCCGAACCCACAAGGGTGCTGATGATAAGTGCTTTGCCTGTGTTACCCAAGAAGAAGATGCCGAAGGAAAGGTTGGTGTTTCTTTGTCTAAGGATCTTATGGGAGTTGCAGGCGATGCTTTAAAGACCAACATCACTACCTTAGGCCCTCTTGTTCTGCCAATGTCTGAACAGTTGCTCTTCTTTGCTACATTAATTGGGAGGAAACTTTTCAAGATGAAACTCAAGCCTTATATTCCAGATTTCAAACTAGCTTTTGAGCACTTCTGCATTCATGCTGGGGGAAGAGCTGTTCTGGATGAATTAGAGAAGAACTTGCACCTCTCTGACTGGCATATGGAGCCATCAAGGATGACACTTTATCGATTTGGCAACACCTCGAGCAGTTCTCTTTGGTACGAATTAGCCTATACTGAAGCCAAGGGCAGAATTAAGAAGGGGGATAGAACATGGCAGATAGCATTTGGATCTGGGTTCAAGTGCAATAGTGCAGTGTGGAAGGCTTTAAGGACCATAAACCCAGCACAGGAGAAGAACCCATGGATGGATGAAATTGACATGTTTCCAGTGAATGTTCCAAAGGTATCAGCCCTCTAA
- the LOC100261048 gene encoding uncharacterized protein LOC100261048, with product MEKKRVAVPLVCHGHSRPVVDLFYSPITPDGFFLISASKDSSPMLRNGETGDWIGTFEGHKGAVWSCCLDTNALRAASGSADFTAKIWDALTGDELHSFEHKHIVRACAFSEDTHSLLTGGVEKILRIFDLNRPDAPPREVDNSPGSVRTVAWLHSDQTILSSCTDIGGVRLWDVRSGKIVQTLETNSSVTSAEVSQDGRYIITADGSSVKFWDANHFGLVKSYKMPCTVESASLEPKNGDKFIAGGEDMWIRLFDFHTGEEIACNKGHHGPVHCVRFSPGGESYASGSEDGTIRIWQTGPLTHDNNEMFRANGLTGKVKVAAEEVSCKIEGFHIADEGKAGEEAGTA from the exons ATGGAGAAGAAAAGGGTGGCTGTTCCTCTCGTGTGCCACGGCCATTCCCGACCGGTTGTGGATTTGTTTTACAGTCCCATCACCCCAGATGGGTTCTTTCTTATCAGCGCCAGCAAGG ATTCTAGCCCCATGCTTAGAAATGGAGAGACTGGAGATTGGATTGGAACATTTGAAGGACACAAGGGTGCAGTATGGAGTTGCTGCTTGGATACGAATGCTTTACGTGCTGCATCTGGCTCAGCGGACTTCACTGC GAAAATATGGGATGCTTTAACAGGGGATGAATTGCACTCATTTGAACACAAGCACATTGTTCGAGCTTGTGCTTTTTCAGAG GATACACACTCTCTGCTTACTGGAGGAGTTGAGAAAATTCTTCGTATATTTGACTTGAATCGCCCAGATGCACCTCCTAGAGAAGTGGATAATTCTCCTGGTTCAGTCAGAACTGTTGCATGGCTCCATAGTGATCAAACAATATTAAGTTCGTGTACAGATATTGGGGGTGTAAG ATTATGGGACGTAAGAAGTGGTAAAATAGTCCAGACACTTGAGACTAACTCTTCTGTAACCAGTGCTGAAGTGAGTCAAGATGGCCGTTATATCATAACTGCTGATGGGTCCAGTGTTAAATTTTGGGATGCTAATCA TTTTGGGTTGGTGAAAAGCTACAAGATGCCTTGTACTGTAGAATCAGCATCATTGGAACCAAAAAATGGGGATAAGTTCATTGCTGGGGGAGAAGATATGTGGATTCgcttatttgattttcatacTGGGGAAGAGATCG CATGCAACAAAGGTCACCATGGTCCTGTTCATTGTGTACGTTTCTCACCTGGAGGAGAATCATATGCCTCTGGATCTGAGGATGGAACCATTAGAATTTGGCAGACAGGCCCTCTGACACATGATAACAATGAGATGTTCAGGGCAAATGGATTGACTGGAAAAGTGAAGGTGGCTGCAGAAGAGGTTTCATGCAAGATCGAGGGTTTTCACATTGCAGATGAAGGGAAAGCTGGAGAGGAGGCAGGGACTGCATGA